The window AAAATCACAAATAATCCATTACGTGAAACATACAAatgttttcatgaaaaataactatatttttcaaaacaaaaattcattagTGGAAAGAGTGGCAATGTCTTGTAactttgcaaatctctttaatgtttgGCTTAAGAGAAGACCACTGGACTCTCCTATCTGCTCCTGCACTTAGTCTGTCATGATGTGTTTTTGATCGAAGTGAATGAAAGAAAGCCAGCCTCACACAGATCGGCATTTGAAAAAGGGAGGTCCTTGCAGACCCCTAAAAAGTCTCTGGGAACCCCAGGGTTCCTCAGGCCACCTTGGGAACCGCTGATACACATCTTCATCATATAAAGTTGAAAGGACACTTACAGCTTGCAGTGAATTCGAATTTCTgttcttcctcttttccaattctgcttattttccttataatttagAAAACCAAGAAGTATCAGAAAATCTTACAGGCTTGTGGTTGACATTGTTCAGGATTATTTGCTAAAAGATTCAGATTAGAGTTAAGCACACACGCAcagctttgattcttttttatcagatttttatgtttaatataaCAACCACACACAGAGGTgaacaaacatacatatatattttaataattaaagcaAATATTAAATAACCAATAACGAACAAAAGCAATGAAATTTTGTAACATTCTGAAAGtcttccccccccccctccccgccccactaCAACTCCAGCCCTCCCCTTAGAGGTAACTGTTATTCTAATTTTATGGTAATCACTATCtcacttttctttataattttacccTAAATAATAGAGTTTAGTTTTGCCtgttaaaaattgtataaatggAATATGTGTTCTTTTGAATTTAGTTCCTTTAACTAAACACGTTTGTGAGGTTCATTCATGTTTACACATATACTTGTGATTCTTCATTTTAACTGCTATTTATCTTCTTATTATATGTATAGACTACAATATATTGACCCATACTAATTTTAAGGACCATTTGCCAGTTAAGGTTGTAATGTataatcctgctatgaacattcttatacaTTCAGCCTGATGCATACTGCATAATTTTTTTCCACGGTTGGTAATTCCGAAGAGTGGACTTGACAGGTCGTAGGGTATGCGTATTTTCAATTTGGCAAGGTAGTGCCACAATGCTTTCCaatattgttataaaatttatatactcAACAGTAGCGGATGAGAGTCCTCATTGCTCTACATCTtccacattttatattttcagtcttttaattctttttatttgccctcaatctatttatttctctcaaaacctgagaaaatcaacaaaaatgtttAGACAAAATGTTTACTAGTTGGTCAGACACACCATCAGCAGTACTCATACATAactatatgtaattttttaataaaaatgcaataaaaagttaGTCCCTTtccaaattagaaaatgtaatgaaaaattaGTGTCATTCATAATTGCAACTACaataataaatcataaaataCCTTGGAATAAACCTTAGAAAGAATGTATATGACATATAATCAGGGCAACAGTAAAACATATCgaaggatattttttaaatagtccaATTAAATGGCAATTACCCAATGTTTCTGTATGGagggtttaataaatatttgtgaaataattacttagtcaataaataaatgtgtttctCAAGAGGAAGAAACGATTGCCATGTCCTGGCTCTTGGCAGCCTCCCTTTACAGACCCCATCTTATGCTGAAATGCCCCTtctcatttacataaaataacaAGTAGGAGAAGTTGCTTAAGCTCCACCTGTAATCAAGATGAAAAACTCAGTTCCAATTTAAGGGGAAAATCTACGTAATATGTTCGTTGATTTCTGGCCATTTCATGTACATCAGAAGTTCTATAGATTTGTACTTCAAGgccaaagaagaatgaaatgactTTACTATGTCAAtcctgttgctttttttcttttcttttcttcttttttccttactcagtttagatttccttagtttttaccctGGGTACTTTTTCTGTTCCATTCAGAATATCACCTTACATTTTATTGTCATGGCTGCTTAGTCTCCTTTAGATTATGGCAGTTTCTcaactttccttgtttttgatgaccttaaCAGTCTTGAGTAGTACTGGTTAGGTATTTTGTAGGGTGTCCGTCAATTGAGatgtatttgatatttttctcctGAGGAGAATTGGGTTAAGGGATTGGAGAGGAAGATCACAGGATTAAAGTGCCATTCCCATCACATCCAAATACTATCAGCATCACTGTCAATATTAAGCACTCGTTTAGTGTTTTTTCAATTTACTGGGTATTTAATGGAATCTTCCTGATTACTGAGAATTCCCTGATTTCTGAGATTTTCTTTATGCTCATTAgtaatttggaatttttctgttGTGAcgtatctgttcaaatcttttgcatttttttacattggattttctcttccatttctactGATTTGTaagtgttatttttatattttgcatgttagAATTCTCCTTTCTGGGGTGTTGCAAATATTTCCTATCATTCTATGTCCTCCCTTTTCTTAatgatgcttttaatttttaaaaaaaaatgagtattaaTATTAATGCAGTCTAACAATCTTCTCTTTGCAGTTTATACTTTATGGGTCTTGTTTAAGAAATACTTCCCTACACTGAAGTAATGACAACAtgttaatatattattttctacaaagttttgtttttttacattcaGACCTGTAATCTACTTGGAATTGTTTTTTGTGTATTATATGACATACaggtccaatttcattttttaacatatgaatatataGTTATTTCAATTTTTGAAAAGGCCATCATGTCCTTTATGTTCTACAATAaacctttttaaatatataaatcatacgTCCATATATCTATGGATTTCTTTCTGAACTTTCTATTCTAGTCTCTCAGCATCATTGACTATCCCCAAATACCACATGCTTTAATTAATACAACTTTATGTGCTGATATTTTGTAGAgcaatttttccacctttttcttctacaagaatattttcattattattagtCTGTTgtacttccatataaattttaagattctATTGAAAAGTTACACACAAAAGACTTTTTCTGTTTTGGTGATTACACTGAATCTACAAATTCATGTGGAGAACAATGATATCTTTACAGTATtgaatcttccaattcatgaacatggtatatgtattagttagggttctctagagaaacagaatcaacaggaaatatctgtaaatataaaatttataaaagtgtctcatgtaaccatgggaatgtagagtccaaaatctgcagggcaggctgtgaagctgacgactctgatggagagtctggaccaACTCTAcgggagaggctcgctggccgaagcctgtctcttctgaatccttcttaaaaggcttccagtgatcagattgagcatcactcattacagaatacactccccttggctgattacaaatggaatcagctgtggatgtagctgacgtgatcatgatttaattttatgaaatgtcctcattgcaacagacaggccagcacttgcccaaccagacaacaggtaccaccacctggccacgttgacacacgaacctgaccatgacagtatgtATCTCCATTTACCCATTTATTTAAGACTTCATAATTTCCCTCAGTTATgagttgtagttttctgtttagaagtctttacttctttctttagaTTTATTGCTAGGCAGTTGATCATGTTTATGTTCTTGTTaatgcattcttttaaaattgtcattTTCCAACTATTTGTTACTACTATATAGTGGGACAAATGATTTTTAACATTGATTGTTGTATTCAGTgactttgctgtatttgtttttaaattccaaCATTCTATTTATAGACCATTTTATATGTGCACAATGATATCACCTGCAGTAATGAAAAAATACCTGACACAGTGGGCAAGAGATCTGAACAGGCCCTTcacaagaaaataattaaatggcaaagaaatatgtgaaaatacaCTGAAGTGTAttaataatcaagaaaatgtaaattaatactATAAACAGCTATCACTGGAATCTCTAAAATCTAACAGACTGACAATGCTAAGGATTGGTGAGAGAGCAACACAACTGAAACTCTCACACAGCTGTAATGAGAAGGGGAATTGGGTCAATCGTTTGGGAAATCTGTTTGATTGTATCTAATGAAGCCGAATATTTCTATGGCCCAGCAACTtcatctaggtatatacccaacaaaaatatgtgtatagagtgcagaaaaaaaaaatacaaaatttttataGCATCTAAATCAGTGGGATAaaaccaaatgtccattagtAGAACAGAGGACAAAGTATTGTGGCAAATTAAGGAACTATAActatatgcaacaacatagatgaatctcacaGCCATatcattgagtgaaataagtcattcatacaaaattcaaaaataagcATAATTTAGGGTGTTAAAAGGCAGCACAGTAGGGATGTCAGGGAAGGAAAGTAGTAATGGAAATTTAGATGTGTTCAAAATGGGtctaaaatgagaataaacaGGTCGTGAATCAAGGTCATAAAGGTCCCCAATGAGTAGAACAGGAGCTTTCAGGCATGGACTGCGAAACGTTCATTTTTGTACACTCAGAGATCTTGATTCATCCTGAGATTCCACTTGTGTTCTGGATAGTTGAGAGTCTCAGGTAAAGGGATATGTGATGTCTTGCAGAATATGAGTTGAAAGCCCTGTTTAATGCTacatagaaagaaaaattcagatgAACTTAGTTTATCACTAATCAATTTTAGACGGAAAATTTAGgagtctttttaaaatcaaactcTGCATATAGTTATTGTGTTGTGATGGTATAATTGAGAATTAAATATAATTctcatgaaaaatataaatttcatgtaaataaagacaaaaataagttttataatactaaaagaaaaagaaaactcttttGTCAAGTTAAAATTCACTAGAAGAGCAGAGCTCTAAATAGTTTggccttattttctttctttagtacTTTGGAATTAACTGAAACTTTACAAAACATTTATAAGTCCTCACAGATTGTTAATCTATTTTtcttaaacataaaaaaataaaaagcagttttaaaaaacGAATTTAGAAAAGTCCTAATAGTTTAAAAGACAtaggaaaactgaaaaggagaaaggaaagtggGAAGTTCCTCTGAGCAGAAAGCTTGTTCCATATAAATTGCCCATAGCCATGGATGATCGGCATTCACATTGCAACAACTTGAAGACTTCGCTGCCACAGGTAGTGGCAAGCAGCGCTGCTCCTGCTGCCATCATGGCCAATAGCTGGGTCTTTCGTTTCATTCTCCTGTTGGGTGTCACCAGCACAGCTCTTTCCATCAGCTACAACTCGCTTGGATTCCCACAAAGAGGCAGTGTGACTTGTCAGAAGCTCCTGAAGAAGTTGAATGGAAGCGCTTTACACTGCCTCCAGGACCGAATGAACTTCGAGGTGCCAGAGAAGATTAAGCATCCCCAGCATTTCCAGAAAGAGGAAGCCGCCTTGGTCATCTATGAAATGCTCCATCAGATCTTTGGAATATTCACAGGAAAATACTCCAGCACTGGCTGGAGTGAGACCATCGTTGAGAACCTTCTTGCTGAACTGTTTTGGCAGATGGACCATCTGGAGACAATTCTGGAAGAAAAACTGGAGGAGGAGAGCTCCCCGCAGCTGGACTTCGTGACTGTTCTGCACCTGAAGAGCTATTACCTGAGGATCGTGCGGTACCTGAAGGACAAGGGCTACAGCAGCTGTGCCTGGACGGTGGTCCGAGAGGAAATCCTTAAGAACTTTTCCTTCATTATTCAACTTACAGAATACCTCCCAAAATGAAGAGCacccccagcctctgcctctgggACTGGACAGTGTTGACAGCGAGTACAGGTGTTCTTCCACCAGCAGAGGCTTTTTAAAGTGACTGAAGGCGAATGCACTGCTTTAGCATTAGCAGTGCTGATGCGAAGgacttataaattatttttattaatttatgcattgttatttttttatcctttatttaaacttttacactggaaaataaattatctatgaaacaaaattcagcatgGCAGTTTCAATTTCAATCCAACAGTTTCCACAATCCTTATTAAAAATTGCTGGACACCTATGCTGAATGTTCCTGGAAAGTAGTATAGTTTCCGGCCActgtttttgaagaatttaattATCAAGGATGCCAAAGGAGTATTCAAGGTAAGAGATGATAAGGGAACCTCAACCTCATGTGGGAATAAATGTGGCCTGAACCTAGCAGGGGTTAAAATGGAAGAGGCGGGCAGAATTTCTGTAAGAAGGTCTTGGGGGCCCATTGCTTCAACTCTGTGACCCAAGCTCTCTGGCCCGCAGGTAACCAGAGGAATTCAGATAGTTACTTTAACCATCAGTTATCTGCAGGATGCTTTCCCCaggggattttaaaatatttgtgtgcCCCGCCCCCCTCAAATCTAAGAGTGAGTAGTGCCGGGCACTTCGGTGGCACCGTTAAGAAGAAGTCCATCCATTGTGCTCTTCGTGAAACAGCCTAGTTGTGCGGGTCTCTTAGGGAGCTGAGGTCCCCTGGCCACTTCCAGGGCACTGGTGCCAAAGGAAGGGAGAATCCTGCCTTATACCCCAGCCATCTGCTTAGTTTTCTCTCTCCAATTTTCCAGAACACTAAGTCCGCTCCGGGTGCCCCTGCCTTGTTCATACAGAACTCCAGGGAtatcttatgtggttttcctacTGCTCTGTATTTCTGAAGCCACATACTCTCGAAGTTGAATCCAAGACCACAAAGTTCAGTTTCAGGTCAAGGGAAACAACAGGTAGCAGGGGAGAAAGGGAAATTCAGGTGGGATAAAGACAGCACTAACTTTTCCCTAGCTTATACTgggaaaataaagttttcttgcCTGCCCTGAAGGGCACCTGGCTGGCATGTGCCAGCTGTCTggatttttgtctttgtcttgaATTCTTTGGGAACCTGGGTTATTATGATTGACAGCTGCCATTTCCTGAGCGCTTCTGTGAAAAAAGGTACTTCGATGAGCTTTTACGTAATTATGTTTAATCCTCCTCACAAGCCCCACAGGCAGGCACGGTTACATCACTGACAttttacaagaaaggaaactgagtcacaatgAGGCTTACTAACTGCCCCAAGGTCACATACCTAGAAAacacaggttaaaaaaaagaagttcaaaGGGAAGAATCATAAACTATTTTATTTGTATCTGGACATTTTCTGCTAGAGCAGTAAAGAAATCTGAGTTACTTTTAAAGGATTTGGCCTTTAGGAAAAGAAATCTGTTATCAGTTGAGACTCCCAGAGGTTATTATTGTGCAAACAATGAATGTGGGCTCCCTCTTCTGGCTCAAGGCACTAACATGCAGGCTGTGGAAACAAGAAACGCCATCCTGGAGGAACTAAGGCCATTCTTCAAGTCAGTCTAGGCTCCATAAACATTCCTCCAGCTCCCAGCCCACTACTCCCAGCCCTTCTGCAGCATCCCACCTTTGCCTGGGGGTCAAGGATAAGATCAGCTAGTGGAAGAGCAGAATCTAAGCAGGACACAGCAGCCAGAGAATGCTAAAAAAAGTATTCTCCCATTAATGGATCCTTACTGCCTACCACTCTCTCTGGGCCAAACTGTTAGCCCAGAAATGGTGAGCCTGGGCCTGCCCTTGAAAGACTGCTCTCCCAGTGTGCTGGGAGTCAGAAAGATGGGAGAGAAGCTTCTTCTGTAGGACTAGAAATAACTGTCCCACCCTTGAACATGCTGGCTCATCCAGAAAACCAAAAGCATGTCCTACATAAACAGAGGTCCATGATGAAATAGTAGAGGGTGGTCAGGCCTCGATGAATGGACCAAACTCGTGGTGCAGAAGTCAGAGCTGAACAGCGGTACCACCTTCTTCCCTCCCAACCCCCACCTGGGAATCACAGGAAATCCTAGAGAGGATACTGGGCTTCCACAGACACGGATGAGGAAGTGGAGCAGTTTTATCTAGCTCTTAAGAGTTAAAAGACATTGGCTAACACCTGggctgtatataaatatataaatgtatgtattgGTCATATAAATATGACCAATGTACATGTGTATGGTATCTTTTGCAGTTAAGCTGATATTTAGGCACTTTAGGTGTCATTAggcaattttaaatattcagattATGGCTGTTGCTACGATTTGGTCCCAAAATGCtcttaagaaagtgaaaagaacacacatatctgataaaggtcttgtatccagaatGTGTTTCTAAAtcactctcaaaactcaataataattGATCTTAGTCTCCactaccttagagcagctagaagtaaaaactaaaattgtggaattgcaacccatgccaaactctgaaatctgttctgtaactaactgctaggctgtgctttgaaatttattgcttttttgtatatatgtttttttcacaaaagaaaggggggaaaagccgattgtgctgataaaaaaaaaaattattccttctagcctccaaagttctggagcagctcaaaggaaaaatctgagatgatagtatggaagccaatgacaaactttgggatctgtcctctaactgcgtgttgaagagtgctttgaaaactattgcttttttctttctcagctttgtatatatgttatatcatacaatttaaaaatcttaCCTCAATAAGAataaacaactcaatttttaaaaacagggcAAAATATTTGAGTGAACacatcaccaaagaagatatatgaagaGCAAATAAGCACAAGGAGATGGCAAATCCTTTGTCATGCATCTTTTGGGCTCATCAGATAATGAATATGAAATGGGTTTTGGTCAAAGAGGTACCCACACCACCATAAGAACATGTCACCGTCACTTTCGTTTCTGCCAAGTTATACATGTGATGCAAATGAGGTCTGCCCAGCAGAGATAGCTGAGGTGACAGAACCCTAATCAACATGAGCTTCCATTTTGGCTGATCTGCCCATGAAACATTCCTCTTTGGAGATTAAGTCATGCCTacaaggcatgttcaggtcccaacccctggtcctaaGGGTATAAagccatttgcaaataggatttttgaagatgttattaattaagcTTCACTCAAGTAGTTGGTCTCCCTTTTGTCCCCATTCAGATGGGGACTCTCTCCCTcgctctctcttgctctctctctctcgaaTAGCAGGAAATTCCCATCTGTTCCTTTCCTAGACTCTACAGAGACTATTTTCTCTTAGGGTTTTGGCAACAACTGTCTGAAACATGAGTCATAGATTTTGTTGTCTGGGCTGCATTTCCTTCTCTCGATCATTACATTCTTATCTCTGTCCTAGCAAGAAAGTGCTGTATGTAGTTTCCCTTTCCAAGTCTGGCATCAATTGCTTTCATTATTTCACAGGAACGTTTAAGAATTAAAATGGCTCACGTCATTCAGGGAacatattcctttttcctttcactttcactttt of the Tamandua tetradactyla isolate mTamTet1 chromosome 2, mTamTet1.pri, whole genome shotgun sequence genome contains:
- the LOC143657140 gene encoding interferon beta-like → MDDRHSHCNNLKTSLPQVVASSAAPAAIMANSWVFRFILLLGVTSTALSISYNSLGFPQRGSVTCQKLLKKLNGSALHCLQDRMNFEVPEKIKHPQHFQKEEAALVIYEMLHQIFGIFTGKYSSTGWSETIVENLLAELFWQMDHLETILEEKLEEESSPQLDFVTVLHLKSYYLRIVRYLKDKGYSSCAWTVVREEILKNFSFIIQLTEYLPK